A single genomic interval of Arthrobacter sp. NicSoilB8 harbors:
- a CDS encoding NAD(P)-dependent oxidoreductase, with protein sequence MDVSSSGLPASVALLGTGPMGAPIARNIIAGGVPLTLWNRTSHKAAGIAGGRVAASPAGAASDVVLTVLPDLPQVVALLHGEDGLLAGWKAAGTEHPVLVVHGTVSPVAVAEFAAECRCAHGVTVIDAPLSGGTIGAEEGRLSTMVGGPREVVEQLEPLFRLYSATVARFGDTGAGSTVKACNQIVVAATVTALAEAMALAEASGLDLERVQSVLAGGLANSEVLRQKGQRWIDADFEGGGSAKNQLKDLGFIAEVATQAGLTLPVAGSLLTAFQAMVSAGRGDLDHTGIYLGIRG encoded by the coding sequence ATGGACGTTTCGTCCTCCGGGCTGCCCGCGTCGGTGGCCCTGCTGGGAACCGGGCCCATGGGTGCACCGATCGCTCGCAACATCATTGCCGGGGGTGTGCCCCTGACCCTGTGGAACCGCACGTCGCACAAGGCGGCGGGGATCGCCGGGGGACGGGTGGCCGCATCCCCGGCCGGCGCGGCCAGCGACGTGGTGCTGACTGTGCTGCCGGACCTGCCCCAGGTTGTAGCCCTTCTTCATGGTGAAGACGGGCTGCTCGCAGGGTGGAAGGCCGCCGGCACAGAGCATCCCGTCCTCGTGGTCCACGGGACGGTGTCGCCCGTGGCTGTCGCGGAGTTCGCCGCCGAGTGCCGGTGCGCCCACGGCGTGACCGTCATCGACGCACCCCTCAGCGGCGGCACGATCGGGGCCGAAGAAGGCCGGTTGAGCACCATGGTGGGCGGGCCCCGCGAGGTGGTGGAGCAACTCGAACCGCTCTTCCGGCTGTACAGCGCCACGGTCGCCCGGTTCGGCGACACCGGTGCGGGATCGACGGTCAAGGCCTGCAACCAGATCGTCGTCGCCGCCACCGTCACCGCCCTGGCCGAGGCCATGGCGCTCGCCGAAGCCTCCGGGCTGGACCTCGAACGGGTCCAGTCAGTCCTTGCCGGCGGGCTGGCGAACTCGGAAGTGCTTCGGCAAAAAGGACAGCGGTGGATCGACGCCGACTTCGAAGGCGGCGGATCAGCCAAGAACCAGCTCAAGGACCTCGGATTCATCGCGGAGGTGGCAACTCAGGCCGGCCTGACGTTGCCCGTGGCCGGCAGCCTCCTGACGGCGTTCCAGGCGATGGTCTCCGCGGGCCGCGGCGATCTGGACCACACGGGCATCTATCTCGGCATCCGCGGCTGA
- a CDS encoding MBL fold metallo-hydrolase — MHAEIGFTDFTAAVPRPGDLEVAWIHGSESAKHNTDPDIQVHAYDEHTFILRQNMAVNYEAPFMFLLFGNARAVLIDTGATRSPDFFPLRRVVDGLLDSWLAAHPRDGYGLLVLHTHPHGDHVAGDAQFAGRPDTVLVDADRDSAWEFFGFTGGPDGPGDPGEVGDRGDFDDPAVPPVHVDLGGRVLECWPSPGHHRAAVTFYDPYTGFLLTGDTVYPGRLYIHDWPAFVRTIDRLIAFCGTRPVTHVLGCHIEMSREPGVDYPIYTTHQPDEPPLQMTVDQLREIRRAIDEAGGRPGRHVFAGFILCLDED, encoded by the coding sequence ATGCACGCTGAGATCGGCTTCACCGACTTCACGGCAGCCGTTCCGCGGCCCGGCGACCTGGAGGTGGCCTGGATCCACGGATCGGAGTCCGCGAAGCACAACACGGACCCGGACATCCAGGTCCACGCCTACGACGAGCACACGTTCATCCTGCGGCAGAACATGGCGGTCAACTATGAGGCACCGTTCATGTTCCTGCTGTTCGGCAACGCCCGGGCCGTGCTGATCGATACGGGCGCGACGCGGTCCCCGGACTTCTTTCCCCTGCGCCGGGTTGTCGACGGGCTGCTGGACTCGTGGCTTGCCGCCCATCCGCGGGACGGCTACGGCCTGCTTGTCCTCCACACGCATCCGCACGGCGACCATGTTGCCGGGGATGCCCAGTTCGCCGGGCGCCCGGATACCGTCCTGGTGGACGCAGACCGGGACAGCGCGTGGGAGTTCTTTGGATTCACCGGCGGCCCTGACGGGCCTGGCGACCCTGGCGAGGTGGGCGACCGTGGCGACTTTGACGACCCGGCCGTTCCGCCGGTGCACGTGGATCTCGGCGGCCGCGTCCTGGAGTGCTGGCCCAGCCCGGGGCACCACCGGGCGGCCGTCACGTTCTACGATCCGTACACGGGATTCCTGCTCACCGGGGACACTGTCTATCCCGGCCGGCTGTACATCCATGACTGGCCCGCATTTGTCCGCACCATCGACCGGCTGATCGCGTTCTGTGGCACGCGGCCCGTCACCCACGTCCTGGGCTGCCACATCGAAATGTCGCGGGAACCCGGCGTCGACTATCCGATCTACACCACTCACCAGCCGGACGAACCGCCGCTTCAGATGACGGTGGACCAGCTCCGCGAGATCCGCCGGGCCATCGACGAGGCCGGCGGACGCCCCGGCCGGCACGTGTTTGCCGGCTTCATCCTCTGCCTCGACGAGGACTGA
- a CDS encoding LacI family DNA-binding transcriptional regulator — MKKAPTIRDVAAAAGVSVSVVSRVLNPDSGPVAPAKRQEVVRVIDELGYRPRAAARELSAGHALTIGLVVTDLSNPFFARLADRIVWEARSHGVQVVLMTTQEDPHLEAESLDTLLDRSVSGVIATPTGGNIEKWARLQDLGVNVVFVDRTIEELGDVDVVSIENFDSARRSTEYLIGLGHTRIALVTGPRSTSTGRARISGYTAAHESASLPVDPLLIRDVPFRGDSGGDAVGSLLAMPQPPTALIVANTAQVQSSVRRLVQGGVRIPEDLSVIVFDDNPWTELMSPPLSVIRQPLDMLAVHALELVLGRMQGKLPEGPRLIEVKADFLPRSSCAPLAPIATR; from the coding sequence GTGAAGAAGGCCCCAACCATTCGCGATGTCGCGGCGGCTGCGGGAGTCTCGGTCTCTGTGGTGTCGCGGGTCCTGAACCCGGACTCCGGGCCCGTTGCGCCGGCAAAACGGCAGGAAGTCGTCAGGGTGATCGACGAGCTGGGCTACCGTCCCCGGGCGGCGGCCCGCGAGCTCAGCGCGGGTCATGCCCTCACAATCGGCCTGGTTGTCACCGATCTTTCCAACCCGTTCTTCGCGCGCCTGGCCGACCGCATCGTCTGGGAGGCCCGCAGCCACGGCGTGCAGGTTGTTTTGATGACCACCCAGGAGGATCCACATCTGGAGGCGGAGTCGCTGGACACGCTGCTGGACCGGTCCGTCAGCGGCGTCATTGCCACGCCGACCGGCGGGAACATCGAGAAATGGGCGCGCCTGCAGGACCTCGGCGTGAATGTGGTGTTCGTTGACCGGACCATCGAGGAACTCGGCGACGTCGACGTCGTCAGCATCGAAAACTTTGACTCCGCACGGCGCTCCACCGAGTATCTGATCGGCCTTGGCCACACCCGGATCGCCCTGGTCACGGGCCCCCGGAGCACGTCAACGGGCCGGGCCAGGATCAGCGGCTATACCGCGGCGCACGAGAGCGCATCCCTGCCGGTTGACCCACTGCTCATCCGCGACGTTCCCTTCCGCGGGGACAGCGGCGGCGATGCCGTGGGCTCCCTGCTGGCCATGCCGCAGCCGCCGACGGCACTCATCGTGGCCAACACGGCCCAGGTTCAGAGTTCGGTGCGGCGGCTTGTCCAGGGAGGGGTCCGCATTCCGGAGGACCTCTCCGTGATCGTCTTCGATGACAATCCGTGGACAGAACTGATGTCCCCGCCGCTGAGCGTGATCCGCCAGCCGCTGGACATGCTCGCCGTCCATGCACTCGAACTTGTGCTCGGTCGGATGCAGGGCAAGCTCCCCGAAGGCCCGCGGCTTATCGAGGTAAAGGCCGATTTCCTGCCGCGCAGCAGCTGTGCCCCGCTGGCCCCCATCGCCACCCGCTAA
- a CDS encoding DctP family TRAP transporter solute-binding subunit, whose product MKSKTRALTGVLACTLAASLLAGCASGAPGGAGAPVAKIQLSIPDPLTSSVGVSAQHFADQVKKTSNGSVVVTVVPNGTSFSGDQNAAVTRLQGGSLDALILSTSVYASVVPEMNGISIPYLFKDTTEEAAFLAGKPGQLLKDKLAAKDTVALSFLTRTGREITNSVRPIEQPADLKGLKIRVPGNPLWTDFFGKLGASPTTMAFSEVFTGLQTGTINGQENPIEVPWTNKFSEVQKYVSLTNHINDAWVLALSSKKWGTLTEDQKKSLADASAETATFKTGYDAEQSKKQLDELTAKGMKVNELSASGLEEFKATSKSLYPQFSELIGKEFFDQAIAFTAAK is encoded by the coding sequence ATGAAATCCAAGACCCGCGCCCTTACCGGAGTGCTGGCCTGCACCCTGGCCGCTTCCCTTCTCGCCGGCTGCGCCTCAGGGGCGCCCGGCGGGGCCGGGGCTCCGGTAGCCAAGATCCAGCTCTCCATCCCGGATCCGCTCACCTCGTCGGTCGGCGTTTCCGCCCAGCACTTCGCCGACCAGGTCAAGAAGACCTCCAACGGATCGGTCGTCGTCACGGTGGTTCCGAACGGAACGAGCTTCAGCGGGGACCAGAACGCCGCCGTCACCCGCCTGCAGGGCGGCTCGCTCGATGCCCTCATCCTCTCGACTTCCGTGTACGCCTCCGTGGTCCCTGAAATGAACGGCATCAGCATCCCCTACCTCTTCAAGGACACCACCGAGGAAGCGGCGTTCCTGGCAGGAAAGCCGGGCCAGCTGCTCAAGGACAAGCTCGCAGCCAAAGACACCGTCGCGCTGTCCTTCCTCACCCGCACCGGCCGCGAGATCACCAACTCGGTGCGCCCCATCGAACAGCCCGCTGACCTGAAGGGCCTGAAAATCCGGGTACCCGGCAACCCGCTCTGGACCGACTTCTTCGGCAAGTTGGGCGCAAGCCCCACCACCATGGCCTTCTCCGAGGTCTTCACGGGCCTGCAGACGGGAACGATCAACGGACAGGAAAACCCGATCGAGGTGCCGTGGACCAACAAGTTCTCCGAGGTGCAGAAGTATGTGTCGCTGACCAACCACATCAACGACGCCTGGGTCCTTGCCCTGTCGTCCAAGAAGTGGGGCACCCTCACCGAGGACCAGAAGAAATCCCTCGCCGACGCCTCGGCCGAAACGGCCACATTCAAGACCGGCTACGACGCCGAACAGTCCAAGAAGCAGCTCGACGAACTCACCGCCAAGGGCATGAAGGTCAACGAGCTCAGCGCCTCGGGCCTTGAAGAATTCAAGGCCACCTCCAAGAGCCTCTACCCGCAGTTCTCCGAGCTCATCGGCAAGGAGTTCTTCGACCAGGCGATCGCCTTCACGGCCGCCAAGTAA
- a CDS encoding TRAP transporter large permease subunit encodes MKRTLAPEELEEVIPSDAEEILHHGHVAPGWSGAVWLDKALEWAVGAAILAELLVILLNITVRVLTGDSVLWTQEVSEIALLTIAFIGGAIAYPKGAHMSVQALIMRLPAAWKPYLAALVDWLVFVMSAGAFALFVPTLAQQIEEKTPILQLPVFWVSLPFSAGMVLIAWFALIKLWRQERRAVVAAAGIAAAMVAVVLLAPPLFYYASPNVLLGVVLAVLFLLLFLGLPIAFVLALASGIYLYLGGISDVSAIPIGMASGAKGFVLLAIPFFILAGTVMNSAGLTLPLAKLVDALIGHLRGGLLQVVVVTMYIFSGISGSKVADVAAVGTTMRGMLEERKYPRGEVVAVLSASAIMGETIPPSIVLLILGSITTISTTTLFLAGFVPAAFLALVVMALVFLRARKQGGVASPKATWRARGSATFFALPTLLLPVGMVVGILSGFATPTEVSSVAVAYAFVLATAYRRGSKKLLGDTLRETTTTAGMVLFIIAAASPLAQTLALAGVSQQIHDLMSGLGDSPVLFMLFTVILLIIMGQLLEGLPAVLIFAPLLLPIATDFGVNPVQYAMVLIISMGIGSFAPPAGVGFYVACATARETVENSLKHFWPYLAALFIGLLVLAAVPWFSTFLPALAGLIPF; translated from the coding sequence ATGAAACGCACCCTCGCCCCCGAGGAACTCGAGGAGGTCATTCCCTCTGACGCCGAAGAGATCCTGCACCACGGTCACGTCGCGCCCGGCTGGAGCGGCGCCGTCTGGCTCGACAAGGCCCTGGAATGGGCCGTGGGCGCGGCGATCCTCGCAGAGCTCCTCGTCATCCTCCTGAACATCACTGTCCGCGTCCTCACCGGCGACTCCGTCCTCTGGACCCAAGAGGTCTCGGAAATCGCCCTTCTGACCATTGCCTTCATCGGCGGGGCCATTGCCTATCCCAAGGGCGCCCACATGTCGGTCCAGGCGCTGATCATGCGCCTGCCGGCAGCGTGGAAGCCCTATCTGGCCGCCCTGGTCGACTGGCTCGTCTTTGTCATGAGCGCGGGGGCCTTCGCCCTCTTCGTGCCGACCCTCGCCCAGCAGATCGAGGAGAAAACGCCCATCCTGCAGCTGCCAGTTTTCTGGGTCTCGCTGCCGTTCTCGGCCGGCATGGTGCTCATCGCGTGGTTTGCCCTCATCAAGCTCTGGCGCCAGGAACGACGTGCCGTCGTGGCCGCCGCCGGCATCGCCGCGGCGATGGTCGCCGTCGTCCTGCTGGCCCCGCCCCTGTTCTACTACGCGTCACCGAACGTCCTCCTCGGCGTGGTGCTCGCGGTCCTGTTCCTGCTGCTCTTCCTGGGCCTCCCGATCGCCTTTGTCCTGGCCCTCGCGTCCGGGATCTACCTCTACCTCGGCGGCATTTCCGACGTCAGCGCTATCCCGATCGGCATGGCCTCAGGCGCCAAGGGGTTCGTGCTGCTGGCCATCCCGTTCTTCATCCTCGCCGGCACGGTCATGAACTCGGCCGGCCTTACCTTGCCGCTGGCCAAGCTCGTCGACGCCCTCATCGGCCACCTGCGCGGCGGCCTGCTGCAGGTCGTAGTGGTCACCATGTACATCTTCTCCGGCATCTCCGGCTCCAAAGTCGCCGACGTCGCGGCCGTCGGCACCACCATGCGCGGCATGCTGGAAGAGCGCAAATACCCGCGCGGCGAGGTGGTCGCCGTCCTGTCGGCCTCGGCCATCATGGGCGAAACCATCCCGCCCAGCATCGTGCTGCTCATCCTCGGATCCATCACCACCATCTCGACCACCACACTGTTCCTGGCCGGCTTCGTTCCCGCGGCGTTCCTCGCGCTGGTTGTCATGGCCCTCGTCTTCCTGCGGGCCCGCAAGCAGGGCGGCGTCGCCAGCCCCAAGGCCACCTGGCGCGCACGTGGTTCGGCGACGTTCTTCGCCCTGCCCACCCTCCTCCTGCCGGTCGGCATGGTGGTAGGCATCCTCAGCGGCTTCGCGACACCGACAGAGGTCTCCTCGGTCGCCGTCGCCTACGCGTTCGTCCTGGCCACCGCCTACCGGCGCGGCAGCAAGAAGCTCCTCGGTGACACCCTGCGGGAAACGACGACGACGGCGGGCATGGTGCTCTTCATCATCGCCGCAGCCTCGCCCCTGGCCCAGACCCTCGCCCTCGCCGGCGTCTCGCAGCAGATCCACGACCTGATGTCCGGACTCGGGGACTCACCGGTCCTGTTCATGCTGTTCACTGTCATCCTGCTCATCATCATGGGCCAGCTGCTCGAAGGCCTCCCCGCAGTGCTCATCTTCGCCCCGCTGCTGCTGCCGATCGCCACCGACTTCGGCGTCAACCCGGTGCAGTATGCCATGGTGCTCATCATTTCCATGGGCATCGGCTCGTTCGCGCCGCCGGCCGGCGTCGGGTTCTATGTTGCCTGCGCCACCGCCCGCGAAACGGTGGAAAACAGCCTCAAGCACTTCTGGCCCTATCTGGCGGCCCTGTTCATCGGGCTCCTCGTGCTGGCCGCGGTTCCCTGGTTCAGTACCTTCCTCCCCGCGCTCGCCGGGCTCATCCCCTTCTAA
- a CDS encoding putative quinol monooxygenase, producing the protein MPVVVTATFTPKEGSFGQVVAALSPAIAEVHEEPGCLLYAIHESPNGQILMIEKWESAELLDAHGAGGPVRRLNASLDGLLERPVDVMRHEPIPAGTPEQGTL; encoded by the coding sequence ATGCCCGTCGTCGTCACCGCAACGTTCACGCCCAAAGAGGGATCCTTCGGCCAGGTGGTCGCCGCCCTGTCCCCGGCCATCGCAGAGGTCCATGAGGAACCCGGCTGCCTCCTCTATGCCATTCATGAATCCCCCAATGGCCAGATCCTCATGATCGAGAAGTGGGAATCGGCCGAATTGCTGGACGCCCACGGCGCCGGCGGCCCGGTGCGGCGGCTCAACGCCTCCCTGGACGGTCTGCTGGAGCGGCCGGTCGACGTGATGCGGCACGAGCCGATCCCCGCCGGGACCCCGGAGCAGGGCACGCTCTAG
- a CDS encoding DUF1992 domain-containing protein encodes MSSGVSGSGSAFRRRVERAAELRSVRASGSTAQENDALNAAEEELRQKRAKIDDAAKAEYLIRDAMAQGKFDNLKYAGKPIPGLGEAYDPDWWVKGLIQRENISGLGPKAILLRTEDAGLDARLDAQFSEKQVREIVEDFNARVIDARRQLQGGPPVITKTRDVDVELDRWRGRRAAAAAVVPPEPEPKQPWWRRLWNGAG; translated from the coding sequence ATGAGCAGCGGAGTAAGTGGTTCCGGCAGTGCGTTCCGGCGCCGCGTGGAGCGCGCCGCGGAACTCCGCAGCGTGCGTGCCTCGGGCAGCACCGCGCAGGAGAACGATGCGCTCAACGCCGCCGAGGAGGAGCTCCGGCAGAAGCGCGCCAAGATCGACGACGCGGCCAAAGCCGAATACCTGATCCGTGACGCTATGGCGCAGGGCAAGTTCGACAACCTCAAATACGCCGGCAAGCCCATCCCTGGGCTCGGGGAGGCGTATGACCCCGACTGGTGGGTCAAGGGCCTGATCCAGCGGGAGAACATCTCGGGCCTTGGCCCGAAAGCGATCCTGCTCCGCACCGAGGACGCCGGACTCGATGCCCGGCTCGATGCCCAGTTCAGTGAAAAGCAGGTGCGCGAGATCGTGGAGGACTTCAACGCCCGCGTCATCGATGCCCGGCGGCAGCTCCAGGGCGGACCGCCGGTGATCACCAAAACGCGGGACGTCGACGTCGAACTGGACCGCTGGCGGGGGCGCCGGGCTGCCGCGGCCGCCGTCGTTCCGCCCGAGCCGGAACCGAAACAGCCCTGGTGGCGGCGTCTCTGGAACGGGGCGGGCTGA
- a CDS encoding Gfo/Idh/MocA family oxidoreductase, with protein sequence MNLHKLLSDREQESRPIRVGLIGAGRYGTMYLAQANNIPGIHVVAIADINVKRAEGAFELVGWPKDQIAPDIATALKNRSTTIVANADELFDVDIDVIVEATGNPIVGVKHALRAIDTKKHIIMVTVEADALAGPALAKRAEAAGVVYSMAYGDQPALIMELVDWARTSGFDVVCAGKGAKYLEHYHEMNPDNVWENWEFSKELTDSGQLNPNMHTSFRDGTKAAIEMAAVANGAGLVPSDTGLTFTPGDVEEIATICRPADVGGALAHEGSVDVMSSVNRDGTWIPHNTQEGVFVVVKATNDYVSGCFNEYPWHPDPTGQYAALYRPYHYVGLELNVSIANAALRGISTGSPVGFFGDVVATAKKDLKAGEFLDGEGGYTVWGKLVSARHSVATGALPVALAHHVELRNGVAKGEIVRWDDVIMDDSLSQALELRRETEALVAEAVLSA encoded by the coding sequence GTGAATCTTCACAAACTCCTCAGCGACCGTGAACAGGAAAGCCGTCCCATCCGGGTTGGCCTGATCGGCGCCGGCCGTTACGGCACCATGTACCTCGCGCAGGCCAACAACATTCCCGGCATCCACGTCGTCGCCATCGCGGACATCAACGTCAAGCGCGCAGAAGGCGCCTTCGAACTCGTCGGATGGCCCAAAGATCAGATCGCCCCGGACATCGCTACCGCCCTGAAGAACCGCTCCACGACGATCGTGGCCAACGCGGACGAGCTCTTCGATGTCGACATTGACGTCATCGTTGAAGCAACAGGCAACCCGATCGTCGGGGTGAAGCACGCGCTGCGGGCCATTGACACGAAGAAGCACATCATCATGGTCACCGTCGAAGCCGATGCCCTGGCCGGGCCCGCCCTGGCCAAGCGCGCAGAGGCCGCCGGTGTTGTCTACTCCATGGCCTACGGCGACCAGCCGGCCCTCATCATGGAACTCGTCGACTGGGCACGCACCAGCGGCTTCGACGTTGTCTGCGCAGGCAAGGGTGCAAAGTACCTTGAGCACTATCACGAAATGAACCCGGACAACGTCTGGGAGAACTGGGAGTTCTCCAAGGAACTCACCGACTCCGGGCAGCTGAACCCGAACATGCACACCTCGTTCCGTGACGGCACCAAGGCCGCCATCGAAATGGCCGCCGTCGCCAACGGCGCCGGCCTGGTCCCTTCGGACACCGGGCTGACCTTCACCCCGGGCGACGTCGAGGAGATCGCCACGATCTGCCGCCCCGCCGACGTCGGGGGAGCCCTCGCCCACGAAGGCAGCGTCGACGTCATGTCCAGCGTCAACCGCGACGGCACCTGGATCCCCCATAACACCCAGGAAGGCGTCTTCGTCGTCGTCAAGGCCACGAACGACTACGTTTCCGGCTGCTTCAACGAGTACCCATGGCACCCGGACCCCACCGGCCAGTACGCCGCCTTGTACCGCCCGTACCACTACGTGGGACTGGAGCTGAACGTCTCCATCGCCAATGCCGCCCTTCGGGGGATCTCCACGGGCTCGCCCGTCGGGTTCTTCGGCGATGTCGTCGCGACGGCGAAGAAGGACCTCAAGGCCGGGGAATTCCTCGACGGCGAAGGCGGGTACACCGTCTGGGGCAAGCTCGTTTCTGCCAGGCACTCCGTCGCAACCGGCGCCCTCCCGGTTGCACTCGCCCACCACGTGGAACTGCGCAACGGCGTAGCCAAGGGCGAAATTGTCCGCTGGGACGACGTGATCATGGACGACTCCCTGTCCCAGGCCCTGGAACTGCGCCGCGAAACCGAAGCGCTCGTCGCGGAAGCCGTCCTCAGCGCCTGA
- a CDS encoding long-chain-fatty-acid--CoA ligase: protein MAKTDQQPWVKNYQPGVPAEIDLPTESLVDMLERSVAEAGSAPALEFFGRRTSYADLGEQVDRAAEGLRRLGVRAGDRVALILPNCPQHVVAFYAVLRLGAVVVEHNPLYTSRELRHQFEDHQARIVIAWDKAAAAVREFPDDVEIDHVVSVNLLEAFPAVKRLALHLPVKKLRETRGSLTAPAPGTTPWKELLSHGRIDPAHPRPAVSNLAAIQYTSGTTGRPKGAMLTHFNLYSNALQGEAWMHGAEYRKEVFYAILPMFHAFGMTLYLTYGIRKQGLLVLFPKFDPDLILAAMKKSPATVYCAVPPIYERTAMAAKEKGVSLRSCKYCISGAMNLPDHVVELWESVSGGLLVEGYGMTESSPVALGNPFFPTRRTGTIGVPFPSTLMKVVDIDNPDVEVPPGQPGELLIKGPQVFQGYWNNPDETAKALTADGWLRTGDVVTVDADGFTKIVDRAKELIITGGFNVSPTEVEAALRLHPDVADAAVIGKPLERGGEMVVAAVELAPGADLDEEALRTYCREHLAGYKVPKRIVAIGDMPRSMLGKILRKQVRELVLPEL, encoded by the coding sequence ATGGCGAAAACAGACCAGCAGCCCTGGGTGAAGAACTACCAGCCCGGCGTCCCGGCGGAGATCGACCTGCCCACGGAGTCGCTCGTTGACATGCTCGAACGGTCCGTGGCCGAGGCCGGGAGCGCACCGGCACTGGAGTTCTTCGGCCGCCGCACCAGCTATGCCGACCTCGGCGAACAGGTGGACCGGGCCGCCGAGGGCCTGCGCCGGCTCGGCGTCCGCGCCGGCGACCGGGTTGCCCTGATCCTGCCCAACTGCCCGCAGCACGTCGTCGCGTTCTACGCGGTGCTGCGCCTGGGCGCCGTCGTCGTCGAACACAACCCGCTGTACACCTCCCGGGAACTGCGCCACCAGTTCGAGGACCACCAGGCGCGGATCGTGATCGCATGGGACAAAGCCGCGGCGGCCGTGCGGGAGTTCCCGGACGACGTCGAAATTGACCACGTCGTCTCCGTCAACCTGCTGGAGGCATTCCCCGCCGTCAAGCGCCTCGCGCTGCACCTGCCGGTGAAGAAGCTGCGCGAAACCCGGGGCTCGCTGACCGCGCCCGCGCCTGGCACCACGCCGTGGAAGGAGCTGCTCAGCCACGGCCGGATCGACCCCGCGCACCCGCGCCCGGCCGTGAGCAACCTCGCCGCGATCCAGTACACCTCGGGCACCACCGGCCGGCCCAAGGGCGCCATGCTGACACATTTCAACCTGTACTCCAACGCGCTGCAAGGCGAGGCATGGATGCACGGCGCGGAGTACCGCAAAGAAGTCTTCTACGCGATCCTGCCGATGTTCCACGCGTTCGGCATGACGCTCTACCTCACCTACGGCATCCGCAAGCAGGGCCTGCTGGTGCTCTTCCCGAAGTTTGACCCGGACCTGATCCTGGCGGCCATGAAGAAGTCGCCAGCCACCGTCTACTGCGCCGTCCCGCCGATCTATGAGCGCACCGCCATGGCCGCGAAGGAGAAAGGCGTCTCGCTGCGGTCCTGCAAGTACTGCATTTCCGGCGCCATGAACCTGCCAGACCACGTGGTGGAGCTCTGGGAATCCGTGTCCGGCGGCCTGCTCGTGGAAGGCTACGGGATGACGGAGTCCTCGCCGGTGGCCCTGGGCAACCCGTTCTTCCCGACCCGGCGCACCGGCACCATCGGCGTGCCCTTCCCGTCCACGCTCATGAAGGTCGTGGACATCGACAACCCGGACGTCGAGGTGCCGCCGGGCCAGCCGGGGGAGCTGCTGATCAAGGGACCGCAGGTCTTCCAGGGCTACTGGAACAACCCCGACGAAACCGCGAAGGCGCTCACGGCGGACGGCTGGCTGCGCACCGGCGACGTCGTCACCGTGGACGCGGACGGCTTCACCAAAATCGTGGACCGGGCCAAGGAGCTCATCATCACCGGGGGCTTCAACGTCTCGCCCACGGAGGTGGAGGCAGCGCTGCGGCTGCACCCGGACGTCGCCGACGCCGCCGTGATTGGCAAGCCGCTGGAGCGCGGCGGTGAGATGGTGGTCGCCGCCGTCGAACTCGCCCCGGGTGCCGACCTCGACGAGGAGGCGCTGCGCACCTACTGCCGCGAGCACCTGGCCGGCTACAAGGTCCCCAAACGGATCGTGGCGATCGGCGACATGCCCCGGTCGATGCTCGGGAAGATCCTGCGGAAACAGGTCCGCGAACTCGTGCTGCCGGAGCTGTGA